The nucleotide window CATTTCCAACACGAATCGCCGGGTGGCGGCGCAACGCAACCACCCGGCGTCGTACTTTGCCCGCAGTTGAGACCTTAGGTGAGGACGAAGACGCGGATCAGCACGGCATCCCTGGAGGGGCGCAGTGAGTTGAGCGTTCCGACCAGGATGCGCCGGTTCAGCCAGTCGTGCGGGCCGGTCGGGGCGGTCACGGTCAGGAACGATCTGGCGTACCGCTGTTCCGGCGTGGGCTGGTCGATGAGCACGTTGTTGACCACTGACAGAACGGCGCCGTCATCCGTGCGCAGCTCATAGATCGCCTCCAGCATGCGGACGCCGTCGCCCCGGATGAGCTGCCGGTCGGCGCCGCCGCTCTCAACAGTGCCGCTGATCCGCGGACCTTTGAACCTGCCGCCGATGATGGGCACAATCCGACGTCCGCCAAGAGGGCCGTCGCCCAAATCCTCGGCAGGAGCGATATCCACTACTGCTTCGAAGGCGAGCTCGGCGCCCACCCGGTCCATGGGGACACCGGCGAGGAGTTCCTCGAATTTCTTATCAGGCAACGGGGGAGCTGGCTTCGCCTTGTCGGCGGCTGCGGCTGACCCGGCTGTAGCGAGACCGGCAACAGATGCCAGTCCTGCACCGAGCATGACGCGACGCTGGATGTTTTGGGTCATGACATTCCTCCTTCCAAAATGAAGCTCGGTTTAGAAATTGGCGTTCCAGTCGCGGTCGTTGATGAACTCGCCGGGCCGGAAGTCGACGAAGGCGGCGCCGTCGAGGCCGATGGACTCGGCGTTCGTTTGCAGCACGGAGGTCTTGGCCACGTTGCCCCAGTTGCCGGTCTCCAGCCGCTGGTCCATGGCTTCGATCGAGGCGACGTTCTCGGCGACCGTGAAACTACAGTGTCCCTCGCGGTCCACGAAAGCCTGGCGGAACAAGGAGCGCTCGCCCGCCTGGCGCACGGTTTCGGCGTACTCCTCCTGGTACTCCACGGGCGCCAGCAGGTCCACAAGGGTGTGCGTTGCGAGCAGCGGCACCTGCAGTTCGCCGGTCGGAGTAGATGTGCGCAGCATCCACTCCAGGGCGTTTCCATCCGGTGTGATGTC belongs to Arthrobacter crystallopoietes and includes:
- a CDS encoding DUF3237 domain-containing protein; this encodes MTQNIQRRVMLGAGLASVAGLATAGSAAAADKAKPAPPLPDKKFEELLAGVPMDRVGAELAFEAVVDIAPAEDLGDGPLGGRRIVPIIGGRFKGPRISGTVESGGADRQLIRGDGVRMLEAIYELRTDDGAVLSVVNNVLIDQPTPEQRYARSFLTVTAPTGPHDWLNRRILVGTLNSLRPSRDAVLIRVFVLT